A stretch of Ursus arctos isolate Adak ecotype North America unplaced genomic scaffold, UrsArc2.0 scaffold_4, whole genome shotgun sequence DNA encodes these proteins:
- the MIX23 gene encoding protein MIX23 isoform X2 has protein sequence MQAKPVNNFMSLDNTGLTKGQKKRGRIAVVAPELREAHASRDRVIKNCIAQTSSVVKRLREEREKNLDDLTLLKQLRKEQTKLKWMQSELNVEEVVNDRSWKVFNERCRIHFKPPKNE, from the exons ATGCAAGCCAAACCTGTAAACAACTTTATGAGTCT TGACAACACGGGGCTGAcgaaaggacaaaaaaagagaggaagaatagCAGTAGTGGCCCCAGAG TTGAGGGAAGCTCATGCCAGCAGGGACAGAGTCATAAAAAATTGTATAGCTCAGACCTCATCAGTAGTAAAACGCCTccgagaagagagagaaaagaatttggATGATTTAACGTTATTAAAGCAACTTAGGAAAGAACAGACAAAG ttGAAATGGATGCAGTCAGAACTGAATGTTGAAGAAGTTGTAAATGACAGGAGCTGGAAG GTGTTCAATGAACGCTGCCGAATTCACTTCAAGCCtccaaagaatgaataa
- the MIX23 gene encoding protein MIX23 isoform X1: MAAPSGGVNCEEFAEFQELLKVMRTIDDRIVHELNTTVPTASFAGKIDASQTCKQLYESLREAHASRDRVIKNCIAQTSSVVKRLREEREKNLDDLTLLKQLRKEQTKLKWMQSELNVEEVVNDRSWKVFNERCRIHFKPPKNE; this comes from the exons ATGGCGGCGCCCAGTGGCGGTGTGAACTGTGAGGAGTTCGCCGAGTTCCAG gAATTACTCAAGGTGATGAGGACGATTGATGACAGAATAGTACATGAATTAAACACTACGGTTCCAACAGCTTCCTTTGCAGGGAAAATTGATGCAAGCCAAACCTGTAAACAACTTTATGAGTCT TTGAGGGAAGCTCATGCCAGCAGGGACAGAGTCATAAAAAATTGTATAGCTCAGACCTCATCAGTAGTAAAACGCCTccgagaagagagagaaaagaatttggATGATTTAACGTTATTAAAGCAACTTAGGAAAGAACAGACAAAG ttGAAATGGATGCAGTCAGAACTGAATGTTGAAGAAGTTGTAAATGACAGGAGCTGGAAG GTGTTCAATGAACGCTGCCGAATTCACTTCAAGCCtccaaagaatgaataa
- the MIX23 gene encoding protein MIX23 isoform X3, which produces MAAPSGGVNCEEFAEFQLREAHASRDRVIKNCIAQTSSVVKRLREEREKNLDDLTLLKQLRKEQTKLKWMQSELNVEEVVNDRSWKVFNERCRIHFKPPKNE; this is translated from the exons ATGGCGGCGCCCAGTGGCGGTGTGAACTGTGAGGAGTTCGCCGAGTTCCAG TTGAGGGAAGCTCATGCCAGCAGGGACAGAGTCATAAAAAATTGTATAGCTCAGACCTCATCAGTAGTAAAACGCCTccgagaagagagagaaaagaatttggATGATTTAACGTTATTAAAGCAACTTAGGAAAGAACAGACAAAG ttGAAATGGATGCAGTCAGAACTGAATGTTGAAGAAGTTGTAAATGACAGGAGCTGGAAG GTGTTCAATGAACGCTGCCGAATTCACTTCAAGCCtccaaagaatgaataa